Proteins encoded together in one Candidatus Xianfuyuplasma coldseepsis window:
- a CDS encoding class I SAM-dependent methyltransferase: MIDPYSKITTIDMWSDPYISKQMLKHHLSFDNYIASRRYQTIKKTVEFIHSYIAPRQRLCDFGCGPGLYTNVLQQKGHRVYGVDISTTSLDYAKSHNKHVTYKQLNYITDTLNQPLDVAMMIWCDFGAMAPEARSQFLRNLHQTLVPGGLFFFDVFSEKRFQTLEESYTSKEEIDGFFMEGPVSIESRMVLYPELGLSLSYDKAVGQKIIELFNWDKHYTIEELEILLHDYNFELVDYFSDTTGQTDFTDNELYFVVAKRI, translated from the coding sequence ATGATTGATCCGTATTCAAAGATAACCACCATTGATATGTGGAGTGATCCATATATCTCCAAACAAATGCTGAAACATCATTTGTCATTTGACAATTATATTGCTTCTCGTCGGTATCAAACGATTAAGAAAACCGTTGAGTTCATTCACTCATACATCGCACCACGTCAACGTTTATGTGACTTTGGGTGTGGTCCAGGACTGTATACAAATGTACTCCAACAAAAAGGACACAGAGTCTATGGTGTCGACATCTCAACTACCTCACTCGACTATGCGAAATCACACAATAAACATGTCACATACAAACAACTCAACTACATTACCGATACCTTGAATCAACCACTGGATGTGGCGATGATGATTTGGTGTGATTTTGGCGCAATGGCTCCCGAGGCACGATCGCAATTCTTGCGAAACCTACATCAAACACTCGTTCCAGGAGGGCTATTTTTCTTTGACGTGTTTAGTGAGAAACGATTTCAAACACTAGAAGAGTCGTATACATCGAAAGAAGAAATCGATGGCTTCTTCATGGAAGGGCCGGTTTCGATTGAATCACGAATGGTTTTGTATCCGGAACTAGGACTATCCCTGTCCTATGATAAGGCGGTAGGACAGAAAATAATTGAACTCTTTAATTGGGATAAACACTATACGATTGAAGAATTAGAGATTCTGCTACACGATTACAACTTTGAACTAGTGGACTACTTCTCTGATACCACCGGACAAACTGATTTTACCGACAATGAACTCTATTTTGTTGTCGCAAAAAGGATATGA
- a CDS encoding glycerophosphodiester phosphodiesterase family protein gives MKVLKVVRLVFLGILILFIVLFSLPKPDYKETNVWRKEANEGKVLVMAHAGGKGVYPDNTMKAFEYSYNLGVDVLEMDLQMTSDGILVLRHGENETGNIRQYSNCDTVIWDETYQYLYDNCNFAYNYQTDDGDYPYRDLNHSEWVTEKVYLTTLEELFDTFGDTVLYNIEIKADADAPRLETADALYQLLDEYDLFAETLVATSFHDISSYIASTYPEITLSTSHDEAQEVILKSYSFTSTFYTPESYAALQLPTSFTLPVINELNLTTSLLIQTAHRHNMAMHYWTINDEETMRYLIDQGADGIITDYPELLMSIINE, from the coding sequence ATGAAAGTTCTAAAAGTAGTACGCTTGGTGTTTTTAGGAATACTAATTTTGTTTATTGTGTTGTTTAGTCTTCCGAAACCAGACTACAAAGAGACCAATGTTTGGCGTAAAGAAGCCAATGAAGGTAAGGTTCTTGTGATGGCTCATGCCGGGGGTAAAGGCGTCTATCCCGATAATACGATGAAGGCTTTTGAATATAGTTATAATTTGGGTGTCGATGTCCTGGAGATGGACCTTCAAATGACGAGTGACGGGATCCTTGTATTACGTCATGGTGAAAATGAGACGGGAAACATTCGTCAATATAGTAATTGCGATACGGTGATCTGGGATGAAACCTATCAATACCTATATGATAATTGTAATTTCGCATACAACTATCAAACAGATGATGGCGATTATCCCTATCGTGATTTAAATCATAGTGAATGGGTTACGGAGAAAGTCTACTTAACAACCTTAGAAGAGTTGTTTGATACATTCGGTGATACCGTTTTATACAATATTGAAATTAAAGCTGATGCGGATGCACCACGTCTAGAGACGGCAGACGCACTGTATCAATTACTCGATGAGTATGATTTATTTGCAGAAACATTAGTGGCAACGTCGTTCCATGACATCAGTTCCTATATCGCATCCACCTATCCGGAAATTACCTTGTCTACATCCCATGATGAAGCCCAAGAAGTGATTCTAAAGAGTTACTCATTTACGAGTACTTTCTATACCCCAGAATCCTACGCAGCATTGCAGTTGCCAACGTCGTTCACTCTACCGGTAATCAATGAATTAAACTTAACTACAAGCCTCTTGATTCAAACCGCTCATCGCCACAACATGGCAATGCATTACTGGACAATTAATGATGAAGAAACTATGCGCTATTTAATCGATCAAGGAGCCGATGGCATCATTACCGACTATCCTGAATTACTGATGTCAATCATCAACGAATAA
- a CDS encoding SOUL family heme-binding protein, translating to MALYETIPYNVIRKDGPIEIREYNDYLLASTKTQLNNRMDSGFNNVFNYISGQNTAKEKISMTTPVVSYQEEDNLVTGFYVPSKYNKESVPKPASTNVFINEQESSLYGVIRFRGAWTDHNFSKQEETLRTYLTNNNYTITSQRLIFRYTPPFVPGVLRRNEIAFKISK from the coding sequence ATGGCTCTATATGAAACCATACCCTACAATGTAATTCGCAAAGACGGACCGATTGAAATCCGTGAATACAACGATTATCTACTAGCTAGTACAAAAACACAACTGAACAATCGTATGGACAGTGGGTTTAACAACGTCTTTAACTATATCTCCGGACAAAACACGGCAAAAGAGAAAATATCAATGACGACTCCCGTTGTTTCGTATCAAGAAGAGGACAATCTAGTAACTGGATTCTATGTTCCATCCAAATACAATAAAGAATCGGTTCCAAAACCCGCATCAACCAACGTGTTCATCAATGAACAAGAATCGTCTCTATACGGCGTCATTCGTTTTCGCGGCGCATGGACAGATCACAATTTCTCGAAACAAGAAGAAACGCTACGAACATACCTAACGAATAATAACTATACGATTACATCGCAACGATTAATCTTTCGTTACACACCACCATTTGTTCCTGGAGTGTTGCGTCGCAATGAAATAGCATTTAAGATTTCAAAATAA
- a CDS encoding DUF2177 family protein, with product MEYVKMYIIAFIVFLVIDAIWLGLVAPKFYRAQIGHLMAESPNLIAALIFYLIFIVGVVYFVVAPGIEAQSLSRIIVSGLLFGFVTYATYDLTNLATLKEWPILVTVVDLAWGSFLSTTMGVLTYLIYNWLW from the coding sequence ATGGAATATGTAAAAATGTACATTATTGCATTCATTGTCTTTTTAGTCATTGACGCAATTTGGTTAGGGTTGGTCGCACCGAAATTTTACCGGGCCCAAATCGGCCACTTAATGGCGGAGTCCCCCAACTTAATCGCTGCTTTAATCTTTTATCTAATTTTCATTGTTGGAGTCGTATACTTTGTCGTTGCCCCAGGTATTGAAGCACAGAGTCTTTCCCGTATCATCGTTAGTGGATTACTCTTTGGATTTGTTACCTATGCAACCTACGATTTAACCAATTTAGCAACATTAAAAGAATGGCCCATCTTAGTCACAGTGGTTGACCTCGCATGGGGTTCCTTCTTAAGTACGACAATGGGTGTCTTAACCTATCTCATTTACAATTGGTTATGGTAA